The Jiangella alba genome includes the window TGCGACGACAGCGCCAGCGGGTCGATCTGCCAGGCGTCGGAGCTGGTGGAGATGCCGAACGTGCTGGTCTCGCCGGATTCGCCGAGGATGCCGAAGGTGATCAGCGCGACCAGCGCGAGCAGGCCGAACGCGATGGGCGTCTTCCAGCTCGGCCGGACGGCGAGGTCCGCGACCGTGGGAGCGGACGGTGCCGTGACAGTCGGCGCGCTCACGCGCCCCACCCCCTCTGCAGCCCGGCGACGGGTTGCCCGGCCGACCGGACCGGGACCCGGAAGATGGCCCGGACCAGCGGCGGCGCCGCGATGAACAGCACGATCAGCGACTGGATGACGACGATGATGTCGATGGGCGTGCCGGTGCTGGCCTGCATGGGCACGCCGCCGGCGCGCAGCGCGCCGAACAGCAGGCCCGCGGCCACTGTCCCCCACGGACTGGCCCGGCCGAGCAGCGCCACGGTGATGGCGTCGAAGCCGATGCCGGCCGAGATGCCGGACGTGAGGTACCGCTCGGTGCCCAGCACCTGCATGACGCCCGCGAGCCCGGACAGGCCGCCGGCCAGCACCATGACCCAGATGTAGGTGCGGCTGACGGACATGCCGGCGGTGCGCGCGGCGTTGGGGTTGGCCCCGACTGCGCGGAACTCGAAGCCCATGGTGCTGCGCTCGAGCAGCCACCACACGCCGAACGCGGCCAGGATGACCAGCACGAACCCGAGGTGCAGCCGGGAGTCGTCGAAGAACCGGGGCAGCTGCGCGGACCCGTCGACGATGGGGCTGACGGGGTTGGACGCGCCGGGCCGCTGGAACGCGGCCGTCGTGAGCAGGTAGGCGATGAGGAATCGCGCCACGTAGTTGAGCATGATCGTGACGATGACCTCGTGCGCCCCGGTGCGCGCCTTCAGTACGCCGACGATGCCGGCCCACAGCGCGCCGCCCACGATGCCGGCCAGCACGCCGACGACGAGGTGCAGGCCGGTCGGCAGGTGCCAGCCGAAGCCGACGTAGCCGGCGAGGATGGCGCCCAGGATGATCTGGCCCTCGGCGCCGATGTTGAACAGGCCGGCCCGGAACGCCAGCGCGACGCCGAGAC containing:
- a CDS encoding ABC transporter permease; translation: MTDTKPPAEAPEPAAPEEEPLPPRQETFFQRFMRELTGGSILVTLLSVLLALVIGAVLIAASDPDVQDRADYFFSRPGDTLSAAWNAISDAYSALFTGSIIDINEYTIGRALRPLAETATNAAPLIAAGLGVALAFRAGLFNIGAEGQIILGAILAGYVGFGWHLPTGLHLVVGVLAGIVGGALWAGIVGVLKARTGAHEVIVTIMLNYVARFLIAYLLTTAAFQRPGASNPVSPIVDGSAQLPRFFDDSRLHLGFVLVILAAFGVWWLLERSTMGFEFRAVGANPNAARTAGMSVSRTYIWVMVLAGGLSGLAGVMQVLGTERYLTSGISAGIGFDAITVALLGRASPWGTVAAGLLFGALRAGGVPMQASTGTPIDIIVVIQSLIVLFIAAPPLVRAIFRVPVRSAGQPVAGLQRGWGA